A single window of Kitasatospora sp. HUAS MG31 DNA harbors:
- a CDS encoding cystathionine gamma-synthase — protein sequence MTEHQLPQGFETLAIHAGQEADPQTGAVVTPIYQVSTYKQDGVGGLRNGYEYSRSANPTRTALEECLAALEGGARGLAFASGLAAEDTLLRTILKPGDHIVIPNDAYGGTFRLFAKVLTRWGVEFSVADTHHADKVREAIRPNTRAVWVETPSNPLLGIADLAALAQIAHTAGALLVVDNTFASPYLQQPIALGADVVVHSTTKYMGGHSDVVGGALVAADAGLGEELTYHQNAMGAVSGPFDAWLVLRGIKTLGVRMDRHSSNAEKVVELLTSHPKVTQVLYPGLPEHPGHDVAAKQMKAFGGMVSFRVAGGEEAAVEVCNRTELFTLGESLGGVESLIEHPGRMTHASAAGSPLEVPADLVRVSVGIESIDDLLADLQRALG from the coding sequence ATGACCGAGCACCAGCTTCCCCAGGGCTTCGAGACCCTCGCCATCCACGCGGGTCAGGAAGCAGACCCCCAGACCGGGGCCGTCGTCACGCCGATCTACCAGGTGTCCACCTACAAGCAGGACGGGGTGGGCGGCCTGCGGAACGGGTACGAGTACAGCCGCAGCGCCAATCCCACCAGGACCGCGCTGGAGGAGTGCCTCGCCGCCCTGGAGGGCGGCGCCCGCGGCCTCGCCTTCGCCTCCGGCCTCGCCGCCGAGGACACCCTGCTGCGCACGATCCTCAAGCCGGGCGACCACATCGTCATCCCGAACGACGCCTACGGCGGCACCTTCCGACTCTTCGCCAAGGTGCTGACCCGCTGGGGCGTCGAGTTCTCCGTGGCCGACACCCACCACGCCGACAAGGTGCGCGAGGCGATCCGTCCGAACACCAGGGCGGTCTGGGTGGAGACCCCCTCCAACCCGCTGCTGGGCATCGCCGACCTGGCCGCCCTCGCCCAGATCGCGCACACCGCCGGCGCCCTGCTGGTGGTGGACAACACCTTCGCCAGCCCCTACCTGCAGCAGCCGATCGCCCTCGGCGCGGACGTGGTGGTGCACTCCACCACCAAGTACATGGGCGGCCACTCCGACGTGGTCGGCGGCGCCCTGGTCGCGGCTGACGCCGGCCTCGGCGAGGAGCTGACGTACCACCAGAACGCGATGGGCGCGGTCTCCGGGCCGTTCGACGCCTGGCTGGTGCTGCGCGGCATCAAGACCCTCGGCGTCCGGATGGACCGGCACAGCTCCAACGCCGAGAAGGTCGTCGAGCTGCTCACCTCGCACCCGAAGGTGACCCAGGTGCTGTACCCGGGCCTGCCCGAGCACCCCGGCCACGACGTCGCCGCCAAGCAGATGAAGGCCTTCGGCGGCATGGTGTCGTTCCGCGTCGCGGGCGGTGAGGAGGCGGCGGTGGAGGTGTGCAACCGCACCGAGCTGTTCACCCTCGGCGAGTCGCTGGGCGGCGTGGAGTCGCTGATCGAGCACCCGGGCCGGATGACCCACGCGTCGGCGGCGGGCTCGCCGCTGGAGGTCCCGGCGGACCTGGTCCGCGTGTCGGTGGGCATCGAGTCGATCGACGACCTGCTGGCCGACCTGCAGCGCGCGCTGGGCTGA
- a CDS encoding MarR family winged helix-turn-helix transcriptional regulator produces the protein MTTPSPHATGSNDPLHSELQYQVAVFARRMEQVRLGAVGVLDRSAYLLLDHLAKHGPANVKALAEALGIDSSTVTRQAAPLVRADLVGRVPYPADRRTVRLALTPLGDRRLAQVRADREALMRRLTADWPAEERHAFCALLARFNGSLESFTADRSTG, from the coding sequence ATGACGACGCCCTCGCCCCACGCCACCGGAAGCAACGATCCGCTCCACTCCGAGCTGCAGTACCAGGTCGCGGTGTTCGCCCGGCGGATGGAACAGGTCCGGCTCGGCGCGGTGGGCGTCCTGGACCGCTCCGCCTACCTGCTGCTGGACCACCTCGCCAAGCACGGGCCCGCCAACGTCAAGGCCCTCGCCGAGGCGCTCGGCATCGACTCCTCGACGGTGACCCGGCAGGCCGCCCCGCTGGTCCGCGCCGACCTGGTGGGGCGGGTGCCATACCCCGCCGACCGGCGGACCGTGCGGCTCGCCCTCACCCCGCTCGGAGACCGGCGGCTCGCCCAGGTCCGGGCCGACCGGGAGGCGCTGATGCGGCGTCTGACCGCGGACTGGCCCGCCGAGGAGCGGCACGCGTTCTGCGCCCTGCTCGCCCGCTTCAACGGCTCGCTGGAGTCCTTCACCGCCGACCGCTCGACCGGATAG
- the ilvA gene encoding threonine ammonia-lyase, protein MHRWPITTDDVRGAQKMLVGIARVTPMETSRHLGALVGAPVHLKCENLQRTGSFKLRGAYLRIAGLSPVERAAGVVAASAGNHAQGVAHAASLLGVPVTVFMPLAAPLPKVAATREYGAEVRLYGATVDEALQAAQRYAESSGAVFIHPFDHWDVICGQATIGLEILEQCPEVRTIVAGVGGGGLLAGIATAVKPLRPDVKVVGVQAAAAAAYPPSLAAGRPVSLERYATMADGIMVGRPGDIPFEVVNTLADGVRTVSEEAISRALLLGLERLKMVVEPAGAVPIAALLEDPDGFEGPVVAVLSGGNIDPQLMQRVLRHGLAAAGRYLSLRVRLADRPGRLAELLAVLARVDANVLDVAHVRTDPQLGLTEVEVDLHLETKGPEHCAAVLGELRHAGYVVTT, encoded by the coding sequence ATGCACAGATGGCCGATCACCACGGACGACGTCCGGGGCGCGCAGAAGATGCTCGTCGGGATCGCCCGGGTCACCCCGATGGAGACGAGCCGGCACCTGGGCGCCCTGGTCGGCGCGCCGGTCCACCTCAAGTGCGAGAACCTGCAGCGCACCGGTTCGTTCAAGCTGCGCGGCGCGTACCTGCGGATCGCCGGGCTGTCACCGGTGGAGCGGGCTGCCGGGGTGGTGGCGGCCAGCGCCGGGAACCACGCGCAGGGCGTGGCGCACGCGGCGTCGCTGCTGGGTGTGCCGGTGACGGTGTTCATGCCGCTGGCGGCGCCGCTGCCGAAGGTGGCGGCGACCCGGGAGTACGGCGCCGAGGTGCGGCTGTACGGCGCCACCGTGGACGAGGCGCTGCAGGCGGCACAGCGGTACGCGGAGTCCTCGGGGGCGGTGTTCATCCACCCCTTCGACCACTGGGACGTGATCTGCGGCCAGGCCACCATCGGCCTGGAGATCCTGGAGCAGTGCCCGGAGGTCCGCACCATCGTCGCAGGGGTGGGCGGCGGCGGGCTGCTGGCCGGGATCGCCACCGCGGTGAAGCCGCTGCGGCCGGACGTGAAGGTGGTCGGGGTGCAGGCGGCGGCCGCGGCCGCGTACCCGCCCTCGCTGGCGGCGGGGCGTCCGGTGTCGCTGGAGCGGTACGCCACGATGGCGGACGGGATCATGGTGGGCCGGCCGGGGGACATCCCGTTCGAGGTGGTGAACACCCTGGCGGACGGTGTCCGGACGGTCTCCGAGGAGGCCATCTCGCGGGCCCTGCTGCTCGGCCTGGAGCGGCTGAAGATGGTGGTGGAGCCGGCGGGCGCGGTGCCGATCGCGGCGCTGCTGGAGGACCCGGACGGGTTCGAGGGCCCGGTGGTGGCGGTGCTGTCCGGCGGCAACATCGACCCGCAGCTGATGCAGCGGGTGCTGCGGCACGGCCTGGCGGCGGCCGGCCGGTACCTGTCGCTGCGGGTCCGGCTGGCCGACCGGCCGGGGAGGCTGGCGGAGCTGCTGGCCGTGCTGGCCAGGGTGGACGCCAACGTGCTGGACGTGGCGCACGTGCGGACCGATCCGCAGCTGGGGCTGACCGAGGTGGAGGTGGACCTGCACCTGGAGACCAAGGGGCCGGAGCACTGCGCGGCGGTGCTCGGCGAGCTGCGCCACGCCGGCTACGTGGTCACCACCTAG
- a CDS encoding ATP-binding cassette domain-containing protein, giving the protein MPPAIHAENLVKTFGDVRALDGVSLDVPEGTVLGLLGPNGAGKTTAVRVLTTLLQPDSGQARVAGVDVLKHPNKVRSLIGLSGQYAAVDEYLTGRENLQMVGELYQMSPRDSKARALELLEWFNLSEAMDRPAKTYSGGMRRRLDLAAALVVRPPVMFMDEPTTGLDPRNRMALWEVIEQLVAEGTTLLLTTQYLEEADRLAHDIAVVDHGKVIARGTADELKAQIGGERIEVVVHQPDLVAEAVAALGPYAKGDPAVEKNTRRITVPVSGGAKVLADVIRELDARSIEIDDIGLRRPTLDDVFLSLTGHVTAAEDENGDADGKPSAAKGRRGHGKDA; this is encoded by the coding sequence ATGCCGCCAGCCATCCATGCCGAGAACCTGGTGAAGACCTTCGGTGACGTCCGCGCCCTGGACGGCGTCAGCCTGGACGTGCCCGAGGGCACGGTGCTCGGGCTGCTCGGCCCCAACGGCGCCGGCAAGACCACCGCCGTCCGGGTGCTCACCACCCTGCTCCAGCCCGACTCCGGGCAGGCCCGGGTCGCCGGGGTGGACGTGCTCAAGCACCCGAACAAGGTCCGCAGCCTGATCGGCCTCTCCGGTCAGTACGCGGCCGTCGACGAGTACCTCACCGGCCGCGAGAACCTCCAGATGGTCGGCGAGCTCTACCAGATGAGCCCGCGCGACTCCAAGGCCCGCGCCCTGGAGCTGCTGGAGTGGTTCAACCTCTCCGAGGCCATGGACCGCCCCGCCAAGACCTACTCCGGCGGCATGCGCCGCCGCCTCGACCTGGCCGCCGCCCTCGTCGTCCGCCCGCCGGTGATGTTCATGGACGAGCCCACCACCGGCCTCGACCCGCGCAACCGGATGGCCCTGTGGGAGGTCATCGAGCAGCTGGTCGCCGAGGGCACCACCCTGCTCCTCACCACCCAGTACCTGGAGGAGGCCGACCGCCTCGCCCACGACATCGCCGTGGTCGACCACGGCAAGGTGATCGCCCGCGGCACCGCCGACGAGCTCAAGGCCCAGATCGGCGGCGAGCGGATCGAGGTGGTCGTCCACCAGCCGGACCTGGTCGCCGAGGCGGTGGCCGCGCTCGGCCCGTACGCCAAGGGCGACCCGGCGGTCGAGAAGAACACCCGGCGGATCACCGTCCCGGTCAGCGGCGGCGCCAAGGTGCTGGCCGACGTGATCCGCGAGCTGGACGCCCGCTCCATCGAGATCGACGACATCGGCCTGCGCCGCCCCACCCTCGACGACGTGTTCCTCTCGCTCACCGGGCACGTCACCGCCGCCGAGGACGAGAACGGGGACGCGGACGGGAAGCCCTCCGCCGCCAAGGGCCGCCGCGGCCACGGGAAGGACGCCTGA
- a CDS encoding ABC transporter permease, protein MTTTATSTEHAIGKAPVQHRAGLSAMLHDSWVVAKRNLRRMTRIPEIVVFGLMQPVMFVLLFSYVMGGAIQIPGTQASSDAYTQFLMAGIFAQTVTFAVAGASAGIAEDMTKGLVDRFRSLPMARSAVLTGRTFADLVQTAFILLVLAMVALLVGWRIHDGVPSALGAFGLLLLLGYSFSWIGALIGLSVRSPEAATSAGLIWLFPLTFVSNAFVPISSMPGWLQPIAYWNPFSATVQACRDLFGNQVGPVDDVWPMQHAVLVSVLWPLVITAVFSWLSVRKYRSAAG, encoded by the coding sequence ATGACCACCACCGCGACCTCCACCGAGCACGCCATCGGCAAGGCCCCGGTGCAGCACCGCGCCGGCCTGTCCGCGATGCTCCACGACTCCTGGGTGGTGGCCAAGCGCAACCTGCGCCGGATGACCCGGATCCCCGAGATCGTGGTCTTCGGTCTGATGCAGCCGGTGATGTTCGTGCTGCTCTTCTCGTACGTGATGGGCGGCGCGATCCAGATCCCGGGGACGCAGGCCAGCTCCGACGCGTACACCCAGTTCCTGATGGCCGGCATCTTCGCCCAGACGGTGACCTTCGCCGTGGCCGGCGCCTCCGCCGGCATCGCGGAGGACATGACCAAGGGCCTGGTCGACCGGTTCCGCTCGCTGCCGATGGCCCGCTCCGCGGTGCTCACCGGCCGCACCTTCGCCGACCTGGTGCAGACCGCGTTCATCCTGCTGGTGCTGGCTATGGTGGCGCTGCTGGTCGGCTGGCGGATCCACGACGGCGTCCCCAGCGCGCTCGGCGCCTTCGGGCTGCTGCTCCTGCTGGGCTACTCCTTCTCCTGGATCGGAGCCCTGATCGGCCTGTCGGTGCGCAGCCCGGAGGCGGCCACCTCGGCCGGCCTGATCTGGCTGTTCCCGCTGACCTTCGTCTCCAACGCGTTCGTGCCGATCAGCTCGATGCCGGGCTGGCTGCAGCCGATCGCCTACTGGAACCCGTTCAGCGCCACCGTGCAGGCCTGCCGCGACCTGTTCGGCAACCAGGTCGGCCCGGTCGACGACGTCTGGCCGATGCAGCACGCGGTGCTGGTGTCGGTGCTCTGGCCGCTGGTCATCACCGCGGTGTTCTCCTGGCTGTCGGTTCGCAAGTACCGCTCCGCGGCCGGCTGA
- the greA gene encoding transcription elongation factor GreA, producing MTQTSDDVTWLTQDHYNKLKAELEHLTGAWRIEIAQKIEAAREEGDLKENAGYHAAKDDQGKGEARIRQLTQILERAKVGEAPADSGIVAPGMMVTVAFDGDMDDTMQFLLASREVVDGDLDVYSPQSPLGRAISGKKVGEDARYELPNGKQASVRIVEAKPFGA from the coding sequence GTGACCCAGACCAGCGATGACGTGACCTGGCTCACTCAGGACCACTACAACAAGCTCAAGGCTGAGCTGGAGCACCTGACCGGCGCCTGGCGCATCGAGATCGCCCAGAAGATCGAGGCCGCCCGCGAGGAGGGCGACCTCAAGGAGAACGCCGGCTACCACGCCGCCAAGGACGACCAGGGCAAGGGCGAGGCACGGATCCGCCAGCTCACCCAGATCCTGGAGCGCGCCAAGGTCGGCGAGGCGCCCGCCGACTCGGGCATCGTCGCGCCCGGCATGATGGTCACCGTGGCCTTCGACGGCGACATGGACGACACCATGCAGTTCCTGCTCGCCTCCCGCGAAGTGGTCGACGGCGACCTGGACGTCTACTCCCCGCAGTCCCCGCTGGGCCGTGCCATCAGCGGCAAGAAGGTCGGCGAGGACGCCCGGTACGAGCTGCCCAACGGCAAGCAGGCCAGCGTGCGCATCGTCGAGGCCAAGCCGTTCGGCGCCTGA
- a CDS encoding DUF4307 domain-containing protein, giving the protein MDARTTTPPEGRYSRRTDREADRRLRIAAVVCGALFLGLIGWLGTSYLLRETTMNGTVPTFEAVSDHELQLQLSVSKREGTGGRCTVRSQGEDGAVVGQHDFPVPAEGDAYTEVVTLRTTARGTTAELLGCTPDR; this is encoded by the coding sequence ATGGACGCCAGGACTACGACCCCGCCCGAGGGCCGCTACAGCCGCCGGACCGACCGGGAGGCCGACCGCCGCCTGCGGATCGCGGCCGTGGTGTGCGGGGCGCTGTTCCTCGGTCTGATCGGCTGGCTGGGCACCTCGTACCTGCTGCGCGAGACCACCATGAACGGGACGGTGCCGACCTTCGAGGCGGTCTCCGACCACGAACTCCAGCTCCAGCTGTCGGTGAGCAAGCGCGAGGGCACCGGGGGCCGGTGCACCGTCCGTTCGCAGGGGGAGGACGGCGCGGTGGTGGGCCAGCACGACTTCCCGGTACCGGCCGAGGGGGACGCCTACACCGAGGTGGTCACGCTGCGGACCACGGCCCGCGGCACCACCGCCGAGCTGCTGGGCTGCACGCCGGACCGGTGA
- the mca gene encoding mycothiol conjugate amidase Mca, producing MTEQFRLMAVHAHPDDESSKGAATMAKYVSQGVDVLVATCTGGERGSILNPKLQGDPWIEENIHEVRRKEMDAAREILGVRQAWLGFVDSGLPEGDPLPPLPEGCFALQDVAEAAAPLVKLIREFRPHVITTYDENGGYPHPDHIMTHKITMAAFDAAGDPDAYPEAGEPWQPSKVYYNHGFPMGRIRALHAYLTEQGLDSPYGEWIAGWEKSGRQEREITTRVTCDDWFEIRDKALIAHATQIDPDGPWFRVPLDIQRKVWPTEDYELAKSVIDTDLPETDLFAGLPG from the coding sequence TTGACTGAGCAGTTCCGACTGATGGCCGTGCACGCGCATCCGGACGACGAGTCCAGCAAGGGCGCGGCCACCATGGCGAAGTACGTCTCGCAGGGGGTGGACGTCCTGGTCGCCACCTGCACCGGCGGCGAGCGCGGGTCGATCCTCAACCCCAAGCTGCAGGGCGACCCGTGGATCGAGGAGAACATCCACGAGGTGCGGCGCAAGGAGATGGACGCCGCCCGCGAGATCCTCGGCGTGCGGCAGGCCTGGCTGGGCTTCGTGGACTCGGGCCTGCCCGAGGGCGACCCGCTGCCCCCGCTGCCCGAGGGCTGCTTCGCCCTCCAGGACGTGGCCGAGGCCGCCGCGCCGCTGGTGAAGCTGATCCGCGAGTTCCGCCCGCACGTGATCACCACGTACGACGAGAACGGCGGCTACCCGCACCCCGACCACATCATGACCCACAAGATCACCATGGCGGCCTTCGACGCCGCCGGCGATCCCGACGCCTACCCGGAGGCCGGCGAGCCCTGGCAGCCGTCCAAGGTCTACTACAACCACGGCTTCCCGATGGGCCGGATCCGCGCCCTGCACGCCTACCTCACCGAGCAGGGCCTGGACTCCCCGTACGGCGAGTGGATCGCCGGCTGGGAGAAGAGCGGCCGCCAGGAGCGCGAGATCACCACCCGGGTGACCTGCGACGACTGGTTCGAGATCCGGGACAAGGCGCTGATCGCCCACGCCACCCAGATCGACCCCGACGGCCCGTGGTTCCGCGTGCCGCTGGACATCCAGCGCAAGGTCTGGCCGACCGAGGACTACGAGCTGGCCAAGTCCGTGATCGACACCGACCTGCCGGAGACCGACCTCTTCGCCGGTCTCCCCGGGTAG
- a CDS encoding thioredoxin domain-containing protein has protein sequence MPNRLADATSPYLQQHADNPVDWWPWGPEAFDEARRRGVPVLLSVGYAACHWCHVMAHESFEDETVAEYLNEHYVAVKVDREERPDVDAVYMEAVQAATGQGGWPMTVFLTPDKEPFYFGTYFPPAPRHGMPSFRQVLEGVGAAWRDRRDEVAEVAGRIRADLADRAKVYGAGAGVLPLPGETDLHQALLALSRTFDDKHGGFGGAPKFPPSMTVEWLLRHHARTGSEAALEMAGRTCDAMARGGIYDQLGGGFARYAVDGEWVVPHFEKMLYDNALLLRVYLHLWRATGGEQARRIALETAEFLLRDLRTPEGGFASALDADSLDPATGKTAEGAYYAWTPEQLTEVLGAQDAALAVEMFQVTGTFEHGSSVLQLLTDPADPEAYARIRAALTEARGRRPAPARDDKVVAAWNGLAVAALAEAGALLDRPDLVEAAERAADLLVAVHLTTEGRLLRTSRDGRPGPNAGVLEDYADTAEGFLTLYAVTGDTSWLELAGELLELVLRHFTDEASGALYDTADDAEQLIRRPQDPTDNATPSGWTAAAGALLTYAAYTGSERHRTAAERALGVVSALGSRAPRFIGWGLAVAEALLDGPREVAVVGPAGEEATALLHRTALRGTAPGAVVALGEPGGDQVPLLADRPLLDGRPAAYVCRHFTCDAPTADAADLAGKIGALTD, from the coding sequence ATGCCGAACCGCCTCGCCGACGCGACCTCCCCGTACCTGCAGCAGCACGCCGACAACCCGGTGGACTGGTGGCCCTGGGGCCCCGAGGCGTTCGATGAGGCCCGGCGGCGCGGGGTCCCGGTGCTGCTCTCGGTCGGGTACGCGGCCTGCCACTGGTGCCACGTCATGGCGCACGAGTCCTTCGAGGACGAGACCGTCGCCGAGTACCTCAACGAGCACTACGTCGCGGTGAAGGTCGACCGCGAGGAGCGGCCCGACGTGGACGCCGTCTACATGGAGGCGGTCCAGGCCGCCACCGGCCAGGGCGGCTGGCCCATGACGGTCTTCCTCACCCCCGACAAGGAGCCGTTCTACTTCGGCACCTACTTCCCGCCCGCGCCCCGGCACGGCATGCCCTCCTTCCGGCAGGTCCTGGAGGGCGTCGGCGCCGCCTGGCGGGACCGCCGCGACGAGGTCGCCGAGGTCGCCGGCCGGATCCGCGCCGACCTGGCCGACCGGGCCAAGGTGTACGGGGCCGGCGCCGGCGTCCTCCCGCTGCCCGGCGAGACCGACCTGCACCAGGCCCTGCTCGCACTCAGCCGCACCTTCGACGACAAGCACGGCGGCTTCGGCGGAGCCCCCAAGTTCCCGCCGTCCATGACCGTCGAGTGGCTGCTCCGCCACCACGCCAGGACCGGCTCCGAGGCCGCCCTGGAGATGGCCGGGCGCACCTGCGACGCGATGGCCCGCGGCGGCATCTACGACCAGCTCGGCGGCGGCTTCGCCCGCTACGCGGTGGACGGCGAGTGGGTCGTCCCGCACTTCGAGAAGATGCTCTACGACAACGCGCTGCTGCTCCGCGTCTACCTCCACCTGTGGCGGGCCACCGGCGGCGAGCAGGCCCGCCGGATCGCCCTGGAGACCGCCGAGTTCCTGCTCCGCGACCTGCGCACCCCCGAGGGCGGCTTCGCCTCCGCCCTCGACGCCGACTCCCTCGACCCGGCCACCGGCAAGACCGCCGAGGGCGCCTACTACGCCTGGACCCCCGAGCAGCTCACCGAGGTCCTCGGCGCGCAGGACGCCGCCCTCGCCGTGGAGATGTTCCAGGTCACCGGCACCTTCGAGCACGGCAGCTCGGTGCTCCAGCTGCTCACCGACCCGGCCGACCCCGAGGCGTACGCCCGGATCCGCGCCGCCCTCACCGAGGCCCGCGGCCGGCGCCCCGCCCCCGCCCGCGACGACAAGGTGGTCGCCGCCTGGAACGGCCTGGCCGTCGCCGCCCTCGCCGAGGCCGGCGCCCTGCTGGACCGCCCCGACCTGGTCGAGGCCGCCGAGCGCGCCGCCGACCTGCTGGTCGCCGTCCACCTCACCACCGAGGGCCGACTGCTGCGCACCTCCCGCGACGGCCGCCCCGGCCCCAACGCGGGCGTCCTGGAGGACTACGCCGACACCGCCGAGGGCTTCCTCACCCTGTACGCCGTCACCGGCGACACCTCCTGGCTGGAACTCGCCGGCGAACTGCTCGAACTGGTCCTGCGACACTTCACCGACGAGGCCTCCGGCGCCCTCTACGACACCGCCGACGACGCCGAGCAGCTGATCCGCCGGCCGCAGGACCCCACGGACAACGCCACCCCCTCCGGCTGGACCGCCGCGGCCGGCGCCCTGCTGACCTACGCCGCCTACACCGGCTCCGAGCGCCACCGCACCGCCGCCGAGCGGGCCCTCGGCGTGGTGAGCGCCCTGGGCAGCCGGGCCCCCCGGTTCATCGGCTGGGGCCTGGCCGTGGCCGAGGCCCTGCTGGACGGCCCGCGCGAGGTCGCCGTGGTCGGCCCGGCCGGCGAGGAGGCCACCGCCCTGCTGCACCGCACCGCCCTGCGCGGCACCGCCCCCGGCGCCGTGGTCGCCCTCGGCGAGCCCGGCGGCGACCAGGTCCCGCTGCTGGCCGACCGCCCGCTGCTGGACGGCCGGCCCGCCGCCTACGTCTGCCGGCACTTCACCTGCGACGCGCCGACCGCCGACGCGGCCGACCTGGCGGGGAAGATCGGCGCCCTGACGGACTGA
- a CDS encoding GNAT family N-acetyltransferase has product MTWTLSSSLDEFRDEAGAFLAAHPAENTVLLTLVDRLAKDGPHVFGDHDPAFGWWRPGPGAPVEGVYVQTLPYPPRLGRMPAEAGAELAGALHAAGREVPGVGGGKEAAVAFAAAWRELTGATAAVDLDQRLYRLDVLRPPHPVPSGHARPGRPEDREQLIAWCRAFMVEVGEPETGVTGLVDRRLADGGWHVWEDGGRPVSLAGVSPVIAGMARIGPVYTPPEERGRGYAGGVVAARSAATLALGAEEVLLYTDLANPTSNSVYQKLGYRPVTDCVVIGLH; this is encoded by the coding sequence ATGACCTGGACCCTCTCCTCCTCCCTCGACGAGTTCCGCGACGAGGCGGGCGCCTTCCTCGCCGCCCACCCCGCCGAGAACACCGTGCTGCTCACCCTGGTCGACCGGCTGGCCAAGGACGGCCCGCACGTCTTCGGCGACCACGACCCCGCCTTCGGCTGGTGGCGCCCCGGACCCGGCGCCCCGGTCGAGGGCGTCTACGTGCAGACCCTGCCGTACCCGCCCCGGCTCGGCCGGATGCCCGCGGAGGCCGGCGCCGAGCTGGCCGGGGCGCTGCACGCCGCGGGCCGCGAGGTGCCCGGGGTCGGCGGCGGCAAGGAGGCGGCCGTTGCCTTCGCCGCCGCCTGGCGGGAGCTCACCGGCGCCACCGCCGCCGTCGACCTCGACCAGCGGCTGTACCGGCTCGACGTGCTGCGGCCGCCCCACCCCGTCCCCAGCGGGCACGCCCGGCCCGGCCGGCCGGAGGACCGCGAGCAGCTGATCGCCTGGTGCCGCGCCTTCATGGTGGAGGTCGGCGAACCCGAGACCGGGGTGACCGGCCTGGTCGACCGGCGGCTCGCCGACGGCGGCTGGCACGTCTGGGAGGACGGCGGCCGCCCGGTCTCGCTGGCCGGGGTCAGCCCGGTGATCGCCGGCATGGCCCGGATCGGGCCGGTCTACACCCCGCCCGAGGAGCGCGGCCGGGGCTACGCCGGCGGGGTGGTCGCCGCCCGCTCGGCCGCGACCCTGGCCCTGGGCGCGGAGGAGGTCCTGCTCTACACCGACCTCGCCAACCCCACCAGCAACTCCGTCTACCAGAAGCTCGGATACCGGCCGGTCACCGACTGCGTGGTGATCGGGCTGCACTGA
- a CDS encoding papain-like cysteine protease family protein, whose amino-acid sequence MQRHRTPLRRAVAVLALGVLAPALSAASTSPAHAAPVPQPAAAARPAGVPHPPAGPAGLTATSRRLDLTMQAQQQTNWCWAASGNTIATYYGYGYSQNQFCNLAFNRSTNSTCPNNQATLGNVQTALGRIGISQGSYVTGYLRSTTVQAEIDAGRPIETRIQWSSGGGHMHVLYGYDTAAGQVYWGDPWPSNHRYNWADYWYYVDNDSFSWTHSLYRIGA is encoded by the coding sequence ATGCAACGACACCGGACACCCCTGCGCCGCGCCGTCGCGGTGCTCGCCCTCGGCGTCCTGGCCCCCGCCCTGTCCGCCGCCTCGACCAGCCCCGCCCACGCCGCCCCGGTCCCCCAGCCCGCGGCGGCGGCCCGCCCGGCCGGCGTCCCCCACCCGCCGGCCGGGCCGGCGGGGCTCACCGCCACCTCGCGGAGGCTCGACCTCACCATGCAGGCCCAGCAGCAGACCAACTGGTGCTGGGCCGCGAGCGGCAACACCATCGCCACCTACTACGGCTACGGCTACAGCCAGAACCAGTTCTGCAACCTGGCCTTCAACCGCTCGACGAACTCCACCTGCCCCAACAACCAGGCCACCCTCGGCAACGTGCAGACCGCCCTCGGCCGGATCGGCATCAGCCAGGGCTCGTACGTCACCGGCTACCTCCGCTCCACCACCGTGCAGGCGGAGATCGACGCCGGCCGGCCGATCGAGACCCGCATCCAGTGGAGTTCCGGCGGCGGCCACATGCACGTGCTGTACGGCTACGACACGGCCGCCGGCCAGGTGTACTGGGGCGACCCGTGGCCCTCCAACCACCGCTACAACTGGGCGGACTACTGGTACTACGTCGACAACGACTCGTTCTCCTGGACCCACTCCCTGTACCGGATCGGCGCGTGA